One window from the genome of Bacillus tianshenii encodes:
- a CDS encoding nucleotidyltransferase substrate binding protein: MDKFERKLNQSVSNLEQALYRLEEALKEDLSNSLVVDGTIQRFEFTIELYWKTLKRLLESEGIETKTPKETLKEAYQAGWLENESAWLQMLKDRNETSHTYNEELALDILENIKTYFPEMKSTFLFVKEKVKG; the protein is encoded by the coding sequence GTGGACAAGTTTGAGCGTAAGTTAAATCAAAGTGTTTCTAATCTGGAGCAGGCTCTCTATCGGTTAGAGGAAGCATTGAAAGAAGATCTAAGCAATAGTCTTGTGGTAGATGGGACAATACAGCGCTTTGAATTTACCATCGAATTGTATTGGAAGACACTAAAAAGGCTTTTAGAGTCTGAAGGAATAGAAACAAAAACACCTAAAGAGACACTGAAAGAAGCATACCAAGCTGGGTGGTTAGAAAATGAAAGCGCATGGCTTCAGATGTTGAAGGATCGAAATGAAACATCACATACATATAATGAAGAATTAGCATTGGACATCTTAGAAAACATCAAAACTTACTTTCCAGAAATGAAATCAACTTTTTTGTTTGTAAAAGAAAAAGTGAAAGGTTAA
- a CDS encoding nucleotidyltransferase domain-containing protein, whose translation MIPPHVTNQIHQVAKCFPDIQEILLFGSRAYGDYTERSDIDLAVIAPQMKEYQWLLFMERIEEVETLLKIDLIRWESAPVKLKEEIKKYYHTLYSAIGDSPPL comes from the coding sequence ATGATTCCACCACATGTTACAAATCAAATTCATCAAGTAGCCAAATGTTTCCCAGATATTCAAGAGATATTATTGTTCGGCTCTAGGGCTTATGGTGATTATACTGAGCGCTCTGATATTGACCTTGCTGTAATTGCACCACAAATGAAGGAATATCAATGGCTTTTATTTATGGAAAGAATAGAGGAAGTAGAAACTTTGCTAAAGATCGATTTGATACGCTGGGAATCAGCTCCTGTAAAGCTTAAAGAAGAAATTAAAAAGTATTATCATACATTATATTCAGCGATTGGGGACAGTCCCCCGCTATGA